A region of Paenimyroides aestuarii DNA encodes the following proteins:
- the alaS gene encoding alanine--tRNA ligase, whose protein sequence is MKSQDIRKKFLDFFESKGHLIVPSAPIVLKDDPTLMFNNSGMAQFKEYFLGNAVPKSNRIADTQKCLRVSGKHNDLEDVGFDTYHHTMFEMLGNWSFGDYFKKEAIAWAWEFLTEVLKIDKDRLYVSVFEGNDAENVPFDQEAWDLWKQYVAEDRIILGNKKDNFWEMGDQGPCGPCSEIHVDLRPDAERSEVSGRSLVNADHPQVVEIWNNVFMEFNRKADGSLEKLPAKHVDTGMGFERLCMAMQNVTSNYDTDVFTPLIAKVEAITGKKYTTNDVILNDSDGSSDSELAKQSQEQNKTNIAIRVIVDHVRAVAFAIADGQLPSNNGAGYVIRRILRRAIRYGFTFLGTKEPFIYELVDVLSAQMGQFFPEIVSQKDLVKNVIKEEEASFLRTLDQGLHLLDSVIEKTEGKIVEGEKAFELYDTFGFPIDLTALILREKGYELDEAGFDAAMKAQKDRSRAASEISKDDWNVLIEGNVETFEGYDKVENEVKITRIRKVESKKDGTLYQIVLDHTPFYPEGGGQVGDKGVLVSANGSSDSEQAKQTIEIIDTKKENNLILHFSKQIPENLEGTFVAKVNTDLRTKSSKNHSATHLLHQALRTILGTHVEQKGSLVAPNYLRFDFSHFAKVTDEELQQIEAFVNARIQEQLPLIERREIPFKQAIEEGVMALFGEKYGDTVRAIKFGDSMELCGGIHVQNTADIWAFKIVSESAVAAGIRRIEAITGDAVQDFYNNQEATLKELKEALKNPQDTMKAVLSLQDENAKLKKQVEQLLKEKAKSLKGDLLKEVQEINGVQFLAKQVDLDASGAKDLAYEIGATGTNFFILFGTVTNDKPMLTAYVSKEITETKGLNAGQIVRELGKYIQGGGGGQAFFATAGGKNPAGMGEAVANAVNFVK, encoded by the coding sequence ATGAAATCACAAGATATCAGAAAAAAATTTCTTGATTTTTTTGAAAGCAAAGGACATTTAATTGTTCCATCGGCACCAATTGTTTTAAAAGACGATCCAACCCTTATGTTTAACAACTCGGGGATGGCACAGTTTAAAGAATATTTTTTGGGCAATGCCGTTCCAAAATCAAACCGAATTGCCGATACACAAAAATGTTTGCGTGTTTCGGGCAAGCACAACGATTTGGAAGATGTAGGTTTTGATACCTATCACCACACCATGTTCGAAATGTTGGGCAATTGGTCTTTTGGTGATTATTTCAAGAAAGAAGCTATTGCTTGGGCTTGGGAATTTTTAACCGAAGTTTTAAAGATTGATAAAGACCGCTTGTATGTTTCTGTTTTTGAAGGAAACGATGCTGAAAATGTACCTTTTGACCAAGAAGCTTGGGATTTATGGAAACAATATGTAGCCGAAGACCGAATTATTTTGGGAAATAAAAAAGATAATTTCTGGGAAATGGGCGATCAAGGACCATGCGGACCGTGTTCTGAAATTCATGTGGATTTACGTCCGGATGCAGAAAGAAGTGAAGTTTCAGGTAGATCTTTAGTAAATGCCGATCATCCGCAAGTGGTTGAAATTTGGAACAACGTATTTATGGAATTCAACCGTAAAGCTGATGGATCTTTAGAAAAATTGCCTGCAAAACACGTTGATACCGGAATGGGCTTTGAGCGTTTGTGTATGGCAATGCAAAACGTTACATCAAACTATGATACCGATGTGTTCACCCCGCTTATTGCAAAAGTGGAAGCAATTACTGGTAAAAAATATACAACAAATGATGTCATTCTGAACGACAGTGATGGCTCGAGCGATAGCGAATTGGCGAAGCAATCTCAAGAACAAAACAAAACCAATATTGCCATTCGCGTCATTGTTGATCACGTGCGTGCGGTTGCGTTTGCAATTGCCGATGGACAGTTGCCGTCAAACAACGGTGCAGGTTATGTAATTCGCAGAATTTTACGCAGAGCCATTCGATACGGTTTTACGTTTTTGGGAACAAAAGAACCATTTATTTATGAGTTGGTTGATGTATTGTCGGCTCAAATGGGACAATTCTTTCCTGAAATCGTTTCACAAAAAGATTTGGTTAAAAACGTGATTAAAGAAGAAGAAGCTTCTTTCTTAAGAACCTTGGATCAAGGTTTGCATTTGTTGGATTCAGTAATCGAAAAAACCGAAGGTAAAATTGTTGAAGGTGAAAAAGCATTTGAATTGTATGATACTTTTGGTTTTCCGATTGATTTAACAGCATTGATTTTACGTGAAAAAGGATATGAATTAGACGAAGCTGGTTTTGATGCTGCAATGAAAGCACAAAAAGATCGTTCGCGTGCTGCATCTGAAATTTCTAAAGACGACTGGAATGTGTTGATCGAAGGAAATGTGGAAACTTTTGAAGGATACGATAAGGTTGAAAACGAAGTAAAAATCACGCGTATTCGTAAAGTGGAATCTAAAAAAGACGGTACGCTGTATCAAATTGTTTTAGATCACACGCCGTTTTATCCCGAAGGCGGTGGGCAGGTTGGCGATAAAGGGGTTTTGGTATCGGCAAATGGCTCGAGCGATAGCGAACAGGCGAAGCAAACTATTGAAATCATCGATACTAAAAAAGAAAACAACCTTATTTTACATTTTTCAAAGCAAATTCCCGAAAATTTAGAAGGAACTTTCGTAGCAAAAGTAAATACAGATTTGCGCACAAAATCGTCTAAAAATCACTCGGCAACGCATTTGCTGCATCAGGCATTGCGCACCATTTTGGGTACACATGTAGAACAAAAAGGATCGTTGGTTGCGCCAAATTATTTACGTTTCGATTTTTCGCACTTCGCAAAAGTTACCGATGAGGAGTTACAGCAAATTGAAGCTTTTGTAAACGCACGTATTCAAGAGCAGTTGCCTTTGATTGAACGCAGAGAAATTCCGTTTAAACAAGCAATTGAAGAAGGCGTAATGGCATTGTTTGGAGAAAAATACGGCGATACCGTTCGTGCTATTAAATTTGGTGATTCTATGGAATTGTGCGGTGGAATCCACGTGCAGAATACCGCCGATATTTGGGCGTTTAAGATTGTATCTGAAAGTGCGGTTGCTGCAGGTATTCGTCGCATAGAAGCAATAACCGGCGATGCTGTTCAAGATTTCTACAATAACCAAGAAGCTACTTTAAAAGAGCTAAAAGAAGCCTTGAAAAATCCACAGGATACCATGAAAGCAGTTCTTTCGTTGCAAGATGAAAATGCTAAATTGAAAAAACAAGTTGAACAGTTGCTGAAAGAAAAAGCAAAAAGTTTAAAAGGCGATTTGTTGAAAGAAGTTCAAGAAATAAACGGCGTGCAATTTTTAGCAAAGCAGGTCGATTTAGACGCAAGCGGAGCCAAAGATCTGGCTTACGAAATTGGCGCAACAGGAACTAATTTCTTTATTTTGTTTGGAACCGTTACAAACGACAAACCTATGTTGACTGCCTATGTTTCTAAAGAAATTACCGAAACAAAAGGCTTAAATGCTGGACAAATTGTTCGCGAATTGGGTAAATACATCCAAGGCGGCGGAGGCGGACAGGCATTTTTTGCTACAGCCGGCGGTAAAAATCCTGCTGGTATGGGAGAAGCGGTTGCAAATGCTGTGAATTTTGTGAAGTAA
- the der gene encoding ribosome biogenesis GTPase Der: MNNIVAIVGRPNVGKSTFFNRLIQRREAIVDSVSGVTRDRNYGKSEWNGKEFSVIDTGGYIKGSDDIFEAEIRKQVELAIDEADAIVFLVDVEEGITPMDDEVAKLLRKVTKPVLLVVNKVDNAKREQDAFEFYNLGLGEYVTMSGMSGSGTGEVLDKIVEILPELPEVEEVKDELPRFAVVGRPNAGKSSFINALIGEDRFVVTDIAGTTRDAIDTKYNRFGFEFNLVDTAGIRRKAKVKEDLEFYSVMRSVRAIEHADVCILVIDATRGFEGQDQSIFWLAEKNRKGIVILVNKWDLVEKDTMTSFDYEKKIREEIAPFTDVPILFVSALTKQRLLKALETAVEVYENRKQRIATSKFNETMLPIIEHNPPPAIKGKYIKIKYCMQLPTPVPQFVFFANLPQYIKDPYKRFVENKLREIYNFEGVPIEIYFRQK, translated from the coding sequence ATGAACAACATTGTAGCAATAGTAGGAAGACCCAATGTAGGAAAGTCAACCTTTTTTAACCGTCTTATTCAAAGACGCGAAGCCATAGTAGATTCGGTAAGTGGTGTTACCCGTGATCGCAATTATGGAAAAAGTGAATGGAACGGAAAAGAATTCTCTGTAATCGATACCGGTGGATATATTAAAGGATCAGATGATATTTTTGAAGCTGAAATACGCAAACAAGTAGAATTGGCAATTGATGAAGCCGATGCGATTGTATTTTTGGTTGATGTGGAAGAAGGAATCACCCCAATGGATGATGAAGTGGCAAAATTGTTGCGCAAGGTTACCAAACCGGTTTTGTTGGTTGTTAACAAAGTGGACAATGCCAAACGCGAGCAAGATGCTTTTGAATTTTACAATTTAGGCTTGGGCGAATACGTGACCATGTCTGGAATGAGTGGCTCTGGAACGGGCGAAGTATTAGACAAGATTGTTGAAATTTTACCGGAATTGCCAGAAGTTGAAGAAGTAAAAGACGAATTGCCTCGTTTTGCAGTGGTTGGTCGTCCAAATGCAGGGAAATCCAGCTTTATTAACGCTTTAATTGGCGAAGATCGTTTTGTGGTTACCGATATTGCAGGAACAACGCGCGATGCGATCGACACAAAATACAACCGTTTTGGTTTTGAATTCAACTTGGTGGACACAGCAGGTATCCGTAGAAAAGCAAAAGTAAAAGAAGATTTAGAATTTTACTCGGTAATGCGCTCTGTGCGTGCTATTGAGCATGCCGATGTTTGTATTTTAGTGATTGATGCAACTCGTGGTTTTGAAGGTCAGGATCAAAGCATCTTTTGGTTGGCAGAAAAAAACCGCAAGGGAATTGTAATCTTGGTAAACAAATGGGATTTGGTTGAAAAAGACACCATGACCTCGTTTGATTACGAGAAAAAAATACGCGAAGAAATAGCGCCGTTTACCGATGTGCCTATTCTTTTTGTATCAGCTTTAACAAAACAACGTTTACTAAAAGCGTTAGAAACAGCTGTAGAAGTGTATGAAAACCGCAAACAACGTATCGCAACATCAAAATTTAACGAAACCATGTTGCCGATTATTGAACACAATCCACCACCGGCAATTAAAGGGAAATACATTAAAATTAAATATTGTATGCAATTGCCAACACCTGTGCCGCAGTTTGTGTTTTTTGCCAATTTACCGCAATATATTAAAGATCCATACAAGCGTTTTGTAGAAAACAAATTACGCGAAATTTATAATTTTGAAGGAGTACCGATCGAGATTTACTTCCGTCAGAAATAA
- a CDS encoding O-methyltransferase, with amino-acid sequence MHFISEELEQYIAKHSAVEPELLQQLNKETHQKVLQPRMLSGHFQGRVLSMLSKILHPKHILEVGTYTGYATLCLAEGLKTDGTIDTIDINEELEAMQQKYFNASEFKNQITQHIGNAMDIIPTLDKKFDLVFIDADKENYINYWNLVVPKMNKGGIILSDNVLWSGKVLETVKKNDRSTQVLLEYNKIVNEDPRVETVLLPIRDGLTVSRVL; translated from the coding sequence ATGCATTTTATTTCCGAAGAATTAGAACAATATATAGCAAAACACTCGGCTGTTGAACCCGAACTTTTACAGCAATTGAACAAAGAAACCCATCAAAAAGTGTTGCAACCGCGTATGCTGAGCGGACATTTTCAAGGGCGTGTGTTGAGTATGCTTTCAAAAATACTGCACCCGAAACATATTTTAGAAGTGGGCACTTATACAGGCTATGCGACTTTATGCTTAGCGGAAGGTTTGAAAACAGATGGTACAATTGATACTATCGATATTAATGAAGAGTTGGAGGCCATGCAGCAAAAATATTTTAACGCTTCAGAATTTAAAAATCAAATTACTCAGCACATTGGAAACGCTATGGACATTATTCCTACTTTGGATAAAAAATTTGATTTGGTTTTTATTGATGCCGACAAGGAGAACTATATTAATTACTGGAATTTGGTGGTGCCCAAAATGAATAAAGGGGGAATTATTTTAAGTGATAATGTGTTGTGGAGCGGCAAGGTTTTAGAAACTGTTAAAAAGAATGATAGGTCTACCCAAGTACTTTTAGAATACAACAAAATTGTGAATGAAGACCCACGGGTTGAAACCGTTTTATTGCCAATACGCGATGGTTTAACGGTTAGTAGGGTTTTGTAG
- a CDS encoding MerR family transcriptional regulator has product MQIELPEKRYYSIGEIAKAFRVNASLIRFWEKEFDVLKPKKNAKGNRMFTPEDLKNLKTIYHLVKEKGFTLDGAKDFLKNSKKAPLNTVEIIEKLQLIKKQLINIKNEL; this is encoded by the coding sequence ATGCAGATTGAGTTACCTGAAAAAAGATATTACAGCATAGGCGAAATTGCAAAAGCATTTCGTGTAAACGCTTCACTGATTCGTTTTTGGGAAAAGGAATTTGATGTTTTGAAGCCGAAAAAAAATGCAAAAGGCAACAGAATGTTTACTCCTGAGGATTTAAAAAACTTAAAAACCATTTATCATTTAGTAAAAGAAAAAGGGTTTACACTTGATGGGGCAAAAGATTTTTTAAAAAACAGCAAAAAAGCGCCCCTAAACACTGTTGAAATTATCGAAAAATTGCAGCTTATTAAAAAACAATTAATAAATATTAAAAACGAACTTTAA
- a CDS encoding LemA family protein produces MKKWLPLIIIAVVAIGIYSWVKGVNNTAVTLNENIKESWGNVETAYERRNSLIGNLVNTVKGAADFEKSTLEAVINARSKATQTTIDPTNITPEQLAAFSQAQSGVNSALSRLLVTVEKYPDLKANQNFIKLQDELVSTENQILTARTRFNEAVKPYNNHIKVFPNNLLAGILGFSEKGYFKASEGAENAPEVNFDFK; encoded by the coding sequence ATGAAAAAATGGCTTCCTCTAATAATAATTGCAGTAGTAGCAATTGGAATTTATTCATGGGTAAAAGGAGTAAACAACACCGCAGTAACTTTAAACGAGAATATTAAAGAAAGTTGGGGAAATGTTGAAACTGCTTATGAAAGAAGAAACTCTTTGATAGGAAATCTTGTAAATACGGTAAAAGGAGCTGCCGATTTTGAAAAATCGACACTAGAAGCAGTTATCAATGCTCGTTCAAAAGCAACACAAACAACTATTGATCCAACCAATATTACACCTGAACAATTAGCAGCCTTTAGTCAAGCACAAAGCGGTGTAAATAGTGCGCTATCGCGTTTGTTGGTTACTGTTGAAAAATATCCTGATTTAAAAGCAAATCAAAATTTTATTAAATTACAAGATGAGTTGGTTTCCACAGAAAATCAAATTTTAACAGCACGTACCCGTTTTAATGAAGCAGTAAAACCATACAATAACCATATAAAAGTATTCCCAAATAACTTGTTAGCAGGTATTTTAGGATTTAGCGAAAAAGGATATTTTAAAGCCTCAGAAGGAGCGGAAAATGCACCTGAAGTAAATTTTGATTTTAAATAA
- a CDS encoding RNA polymerase sigma factor, protein MKVINHFSETELIQQVQNNNRVAQKQLFDQFSPKMLSTCRQYIKDLHNAEDVMLCAFMKVFQNINQYRNDGSFEGWIRKIMIRESLSFLRSKKELDFIEDASQSVLSVVSDSYETSNDYQKLIDDLPQGCRYVFVLSVIEGYKHQEIAEMLHISVGTSKSQLAYAKKLLKQQIALIR, encoded by the coding sequence TTGAAGGTAATAAACCATTTTTCCGAGACAGAATTAATTCAACAAGTGCAGAATAACAATCGGGTGGCACAAAAACAATTGTTCGATCAGTTTTCACCGAAAATGTTGAGTACTTGTAGGCAGTACATTAAAGATCTTCACAATGCAGAAGATGTCATGCTGTGCGCCTTTATGAAAGTATTTCAAAATATAAATCAGTACCGGAACGATGGCAGTTTTGAAGGCTGGATCCGAAAAATCATGATTCGCGAAAGCTTGTCGTTTCTTCGTTCAAAAAAAGAACTCGATTTTATAGAAGACGCCAGTCAGTCGGTATTAAGTGTGGTTTCAGATTCCTACGAAACATCGAACGATTACCAAAAACTGATAGACGATTTGCCACAAGGCTGCCGATATGTTTTCGTGTTGAGTGTGATTGAAGGATACAAACACCAGGAAATTGCCGAAATGCTGCATATTTCAGTAGGAACATCGAAATCGCAGCTCGCTTACGCTAAAAAATTATTGAAACAACAAATTGCATTAATACGATAG
- a CDS encoding TPM domain-containing protein → MSITEDFLSLSEEQEIVAAIVTAEKETSGEIRVHIEEHSDLPVLERAQEVFKQLEMHKTSARNGVLFYIGVKDRHFAIIGDDGIDAVVPYDFWEATKKKVIDHFKANQYKQGLIAGILHTGKQLKYFFPYQGADDVNELPNEISRG, encoded by the coding sequence ATGTCGATAACCGAAGATTTTTTAAGCCTTTCTGAAGAACAGGAAATTGTAGCCGCCATTGTAACGGCCGAAAAAGAAACATCGGGTGAAATACGTGTGCACATAGAAGAACATTCTGATTTGCCTGTACTAGAACGTGCCCAAGAAGTTTTTAAACAATTAGAAATGCATAAAACAAGCGCCCGCAATGGCGTTTTGTTTTATATAGGCGTTAAAGACCGGCATTTTGCAATTATTGGCGATGATGGAATTGATGCGGTGGTTCCCTACGATTTTTGGGAAGCAACAAAGAAAAAAGTCATTGATCATTTCAAAGCCAATCAATACAAACAAGGTTTAATAGCAGGTATTCTGCATACAGGTAAGCAACTGAAATATTTTTTTCCGTATCAGGGTGCAGATGACGTAAACGAATTACCTAACGAAATTTCAAGAGGTTAA
- a CDS encoding TPM domain-containing protein, translated as MNPFKKITTLFVLLFPLLVLAQFNIPAKPSQASEQTSVYDYANLLSPNEKQQLEQKLIKYADTTTTQIVIAIIPSLQGEYEGELAPKWAHKWGIGQKDKDNGVFILLAEKEKKIWIAPGYGLEHLLTAGINGEIIRNYIIPEFKKGDYYAGLDIGTTKLMDLFSGTYKGTRQENKKSSSGFPVFFIILIVIIIIIASKSGGGKGNNRGRRGGPDLMDIIILSSLGRGGGGGGFGGSSGGGGFGGGFGGGFGGGGFSGGGAGGSW; from the coding sequence ATGAATCCATTCAAAAAAATAACCACTCTATTTGTTTTGCTTTTCCCTTTATTGGTTCTGGCACAATTTAATATACCCGCAAAACCAAGCCAGGCAAGCGAACAAACCAGTGTGTATGACTACGCTAATTTATTATCACCCAACGAAAAACAACAATTAGAACAAAAGTTAATAAAATATGCCGATACCACAACAACACAAATTGTGATAGCCATTATTCCTAGTTTGCAAGGCGAATATGAAGGAGAATTGGCTCCGAAATGGGCACACAAATGGGGAATTGGTCAAAAAGATAAAGACAACGGTGTTTTCATTCTATTAGCAGAAAAAGAAAAAAAAATATGGATTGCTCCGGGTTATGGATTGGAACATCTTTTAACAGCTGGAATTAACGGCGAAATTATTAGAAATTATATCATCCCCGAATTTAAGAAAGGTGATTATTATGCCGGATTAGATATTGGAACCACCAAGCTGATGGATCTTTTTTCGGGAACTTACAAAGGAACTCGACAAGAAAACAAAAAAAGCAGCAGTGGTTTTCCTGTTTTTTTTATCATCCTTATTGTTATTATAATAATTATTGCCAGTAAATCGGGCGGCGGTAAAGGAAACAATCGCGGACGTCGCGGCGGCCCCGACTTAATGGATATTATTATTTTAAGCAGTCTAGGTCGTGGAGGCGGCGGTGGCGGTTTTGGAGGCTCTTCTGGCGGCGGTGGCTTCGGTGGCGGATTTGGCGGTGGCTTCGGTGGCGGCGGATTCTCTGGTGGTGGTGCCGGCGGAAGTTGGTAA
- a CDS encoding PorT family protein, whose protein sequence is MKKLLCFALFAFTASVQAQNIDSLIEKNTAIKEAVANEDYSLTDKIKVVNNQVDNGRITKEQAYQIITKLSNEPPVAIQVVPVVEEVEVVEVQAEDATKENYDYDWGKETSPFDFAMGVQMDTVVKYRTKVTPYLAFGIGNVATDGAFANSEFGYLRSNYFEWGIAARAPFSKTNNKWGIRYGLGFKYNGLATTQNREFTLAGNQTVTAPSTKELRKNYAYLRNTYITIPLSLDFTTTTKTYNQANRRFTTNEGINFGIGGYVGYNINSKQFIRYENADGYKISEQQKGDWNVNDFQYGLTAYAGKDTFKLVIKYDLNPVFSDNTVDQNYWSIGLQLGL, encoded by the coding sequence ATGAAAAAACTATTATGTTTTGCATTATTTGCATTCACTGCATCGGTACAAGCTCAAAATATCGATAGCCTGATCGAAAAAAACACTGCAATAAAAGAAGCGGTTGCCAACGAAGATTATTCGTTAACCGATAAAATCAAAGTGGTAAATAATCAGGTAGATAATGGGCGCATCACAAAAGAGCAAGCCTATCAAATCATCACGAAACTATCAAACGAGCCGCCAGTAGCGATCCAAGTTGTTCCAGTTGTGGAAGAAGTAGAAGTAGTTGAAGTTCAAGCAGAAGATGCAACCAAAGAAAACTACGACTACGATTGGGGCAAAGAAACCTCACCTTTCGATTTTGCCATGGGCGTACAAATGGATACCGTAGTAAAATACCGCACTAAAGTCACCCCTTATCTGGCATTTGGTATAGGCAATGTAGCAACCGATGGCGCTTTCGCCAATTCAGAATTCGGTTATCTGCGTTCCAATTATTTCGAATGGGGAATCGCCGCACGAGCACCTTTCAGCAAAACCAATAACAAATGGGGAATTCGTTACGGTTTAGGTTTTAAATACAACGGATTAGCAACCACACAAAATCGCGAATTCACCCTTGCAGGCAACCAAACAGTAACAGCGCCTTCAACAAAAGAATTGCGTAAAAACTACGCCTATTTGCGAAACACCTATATAACCATACCCCTTTCGTTAGATTTCACAACCACCACAAAAACCTATAACCAAGCAAACCGCCGATTCACAACAAACGAAGGAATCAACTTTGGGATAGGGGGATATGTAGGGTACAACATCAATTCCAAACAATTCATCAGATACGAAAACGCCGATGGATACAAAATTTCCGAACAGCAAAAAGGCGATTGGAACGTAAACGATTTTCAATACGGTTTAACCGCTTATGCAGGAAAAGACACGTTCAAGCTGGTGATAAAATACGATCTAAACCCTGTGTTTAGTGACAATACAGTAGATCAAAACTATTGGAGCATCGGCCTTCAATTAGGCTTATAA
- the era gene encoding GTPase Era, giving the protein MSHKAGFINIIGNPNVGKSTLMNAFVGERLSIITSKAQTTRHRIFGIVNGDDFQMVFSDTPGIIKPAYELQSSMMDFVKSAFEDADILLYMVEVGERELKDEAFFKKITHAKVPVLLLLNKIDKSNQEHLEEQVALWKEKVPNAEILPISALNNFNVDTVFNRILELLPESPPYYPKDALTDKPERFFVNEIIREKILLNYQKEIPYSVEIETEEFKEEEKIIHIKAVIMVERDSQKGIIIGHKGSALKKVGMEARADLEKFFDKQVHIELFVKVNKDWRNNQFQLRRFGYQQK; this is encoded by the coding sequence ATGTCGCACAAAGCTGGTTTTATAAATATTATCGGAAATCCAAACGTTGGTAAATCAACTCTTATGAATGCTTTTGTTGGTGAGCGTTTGTCCATCATCACCTCAAAGGCACAAACAACACGCCACCGCATCTTCGGAATTGTAAATGGCGACGATTTTCAAATGGTCTTTTCGGATACACCCGGAATCATCAAGCCTGCTTATGAATTACAAAGTTCGATGATGGATTTCGTGAAATCGGCTTTTGAAGATGCGGACATTCTTTTGTATATGGTGGAAGTAGGCGAACGCGAATTGAAAGACGAAGCTTTCTTTAAAAAAATCACACATGCAAAAGTACCGGTTTTGTTGCTGTTGAATAAAATCGATAAATCAAACCAAGAACATTTAGAAGAACAAGTGGCTTTGTGGAAGGAAAAAGTTCCCAACGCAGAAATACTTCCTATATCGGCACTAAACAATTTTAATGTGGATACGGTTTTCAACCGCATTCTAGAATTGCTGCCCGAATCGCCACCTTATTATCCAAAAGATGCGTTAACCGACAAACCCGAACGCTTCTTTGTGAATGAAATCATCCGCGAAAAAATTCTTTTAAATTATCAAAAAGAGATTCCGTATTCGGTAGAAATCGAAACAGAAGAATTTAAAGAAGAAGAAAAAATCATTCATATAAAAGCGGTGATTATGGTGGAACGCGACAGCCAAAAAGGCATCATCATTGGTCACAAAGGATCGGCACTAAAAAAAGTGGGAATGGAAGCGCGCGCCGACTTAGAGAAGTTTTTCGACAAGCAAGTGCATATCGAACTTTTTGTAAAAGTGAATAAAGATTGGCGAAACAACCAATTTCAATTACGCCGTTTCGGATATCAACAAAAATAA
- the rlmN gene encoding 23S rRNA (adenine(2503)-C(2))-methyltransferase RlmN — MNTVKKDIRSLTKEQIRDFFVAQGDKAFRGNQVYEWLWSKGAHNFDDMTNISKETRALLEQHFVINHIKVDTMQHSNDGTIKNAVRLHDGLIVESVLIPTETRTTACVSSQVGCSLDCNFCATARLKRMRNLAPDEIYDQVVAIDQESRLYHNRPLSNIVFMGMGEPLMNYPNVMKAIEKITSSEGLGMSPKRITVSTSGVSKMIKKMADDEVKVKLAVSLHSAIEETRNQIMPFTKSFPLPELREALEYWYRKTKSKITYEYVVWKGINDDKKAIDALVKFCKYVPCKVNIIEYNPIDDGAFQQADPTVIDAYIKALENAGIVAKVRRSRGKDIDAACGQLANKS; from the coding sequence ATGAATACAGTTAAAAAAGACATACGCAGTTTAACCAAAGAGCAAATACGCGACTTTTTTGTAGCGCAGGGCGATAAAGCCTTTCGCGGCAATCAAGTGTACGAATGGTTGTGGAGCAAAGGCGCACACAATTTTGATGATATGACCAACATATCAAAAGAAACCCGTGCTTTGCTAGAACAGCACTTTGTGATAAACCACATTAAAGTAGATACCATGCAACACAGCAACGACGGTACTATAAAAAATGCGGTGCGTTTGCACGATGGTTTAATCGTAGAATCTGTTTTAATTCCTACCGAAACCCGCACTACAGCCTGCGTTTCAAGCCAGGTTGGTTGCAGTTTAGACTGTAATTTCTGTGCCACGGCACGTTTAAAACGCATGCGTAATTTAGCACCCGATGAAATTTACGACCAAGTGGTGGCAATTGATCAAGAAAGCCGATTGTATCACAACCGTCCATTATCAAATATCGTATTCATGGGCATGGGCGAACCACTGATGAACTATCCAAACGTTATGAAAGCGATCGAAAAAATCACATCAAGCGAAGGCTTAGGAATGTCGCCCAAACGCATAACTGTATCCACATCGGGCGTTTCAAAAATGATTAAAAAAATGGCCGACGATGAGGTGAAAGTCAAGCTGGCTGTATCGCTGCACTCCGCAATCGAAGAAACCCGAAACCAAATCATGCCCTTCACCAAAAGTTTTCCGTTGCCCGAATTGCGCGAAGCCTTGGAATATTGGTACCGCAAAACCAAAAGTAAAATCACCTATGAGTATGTGGTCTGGAAAGGAATAAACGATGATAAAAAAGCCATTGACGCCTTGGTAAAGTTCTGCAAATACGTGCCCTGCAAAGTAAATATTATCGAGTACAATCCAATCGACGATGGTGCATTTCAACAAGCCGATCCAACGGTTATCGATGCATACATAAAAGCTCTCGAAAACGCCGGAATTGTAGCAAAAGTCCGTCGATCACGCGGAAAAGACATTGATGCTGCCTGCGGACAATTGGCTAACAAATCATAA